The Christiangramia flava JLT2011 genome has a segment encoding these proteins:
- a CDS encoding MATE family efflux transporter has product MSQLENSVSFRNINKIAIPAIIAGVAEPLISLTDIAVIGNVGKNSVEALAAAGIVGSFLSAIIWIVAQTKTAISAIVSQHLGGNRLHAVKTLIPQAILFNFLFSILIYAVTAFFAGAIFKAYNAEGLILQYSEDYYQIRALGYPLTLVTFAIFGIFRGLQNTLWAMKCSLTGAGVNIVLDYALVYGIEGLIPPMHLKGAAIASLCAQAVMLVMAFWFFFKKTPFNLKLSLNINPRMKGMLLMAANLFVRTAALNFAIYLANAYATDYGKNFIAAQSILMNIWLFFSFFIDGYANAGNAIGGKLLGAKDYKNLWELSKKISKYAVYIALILMAICGLLYNQIGLLFNKDAAVLALFSSVFWVVLLMQPVNAIAFMFDGIFKGLGEAKYLRNVLLAATFLGFTPTLLLADHFGLKLYAIWIAFFVWMLIRSSTLVVYFRRKYLQKDV; this is encoded by the coding sequence ATGTCACAGCTGGAAAATTCAGTTAGTTTTAGAAATATTAATAAAATCGCTATTCCCGCGATCATCGCCGGGGTTGCCGAACCCCTGATCTCGCTTACTGATATTGCCGTGATCGGGAATGTTGGAAAAAATTCGGTGGAAGCACTGGCTGCCGCGGGAATTGTGGGTTCATTTCTTTCGGCAATTATCTGGATCGTAGCGCAAACGAAAACGGCAATTTCTGCAATCGTTTCCCAGCATCTTGGCGGCAACCGCCTGCATGCGGTTAAAACGCTCATTCCACAGGCCATTTTGTTCAATTTTCTTTTCAGCATTTTGATCTATGCCGTCACTGCTTTCTTTGCCGGTGCGATTTTCAAGGCATACAATGCGGAAGGCCTGATACTGCAGTATTCCGAAGATTATTACCAGATCAGGGCGCTTGGGTATCCCCTTACGCTGGTAACTTTTGCTATTTTCGGGATTTTTAGGGGCCTGCAGAATACACTTTGGGCGATGAAATGCAGTCTCACGGGTGCCGGAGTCAATATCGTGCTCGATTACGCGCTGGTTTACGGAATTGAAGGGCTTATCCCGCCAATGCATTTGAAGGGCGCGGCAATCGCCAGTTTATGCGCCCAGGCTGTGATGCTCGTGATGGCTTTCTGGTTTTTCTTCAAGAAAACACCATTTAATCTGAAATTAAGCCTGAATATCAATCCGCGAATGAAAGGCATGCTGTTAATGGCCGCAAACCTCTTCGTTCGTACCGCAGCCCTGAATTTCGCGATCTATCTCGCCAATGCTTATGCTACTGATTATGGCAAGAATTTTATAGCCGCACAAAGTATCCTCATGAACATCTGGCTGTTTTTCAGCTTTTTCATTGATGGTTATGCCAATGCCGGAAACGCTATTGGAGGAAAGTTACTGGGGGCAAAAGACTATAAGAATCTCTGGGAACTCAGCAAAAAGATCAGCAAATATGCCGTGTATATCGCACTGATCCTGATGGCTATCTGCGGACTCCTTTACAACCAGATCGGTCTACTTTTCAATAAAGATGCGGCGGTTTTAGCACTTTTCAGTTCGGTTTTCTGGGTCGTGCTGCTCATGCAACCGGTGAATGCCATCGCTTTTATGTTCGACGGAATTTTTAAAGGCCTGGGAGAAGCCAAATACCTTCGGAATGTGCTCCTGGCCGCAACCTTTCTCGGTTTTACACCAACCTTGCTCCTTGCCGATCATTTTGGCCTGAAGCTGTATGCCATCTGGATCGCTTTTTTCGTGTGGATGCTCATTCGCAGCAGTACTTTGGTGGTCTACTTCCGAAGAAAATACCTGCAAAAAGACGTTTAG
- a CDS encoding OmpA family protein — protein MKHLSKIVLAAFLMLGFTSVQAQDADNPWAIGIGTNAVDFYPTGEDAPLGGFFDEYFNADEHWNILPAVSRISLSRYIGAGLVAELSGTINQIDKYGDRSVADLSYYGLDASLDYSLRAMLNDGWFDPVVGIGGGYTWIGDQDGEDISNLDAATLNGKLGFNIWLGDHVALTAESKYKHVFESETASHFQHAAGIKFVFGGTDTDGDGIYDKDDECPEQAGLPEFNGCPDTDGDGIEDRQDACPNEAGLAEFDGCPDTDGDGIADPDDECPEEAGTAEMNGCPDADGDGVKDSEDNCPDEAGPAENDGCPWPDTDGDGVLDKDDECPEEAGPAASNGCPEPTVEVVKELNEYSKTVLFDLNKATIRPESEEALQSIADIMKEYSTTVFHIEGHTDSTGSDQYNLKLSKERAASVMNWLSEHGIPANRLTSEGYGETRPIATNSTAAGRQDNRRVEISLDKDKEMKESAETENDSMQ, from the coding sequence ATGAAACATCTTAGCAAAATTGTATTAGCCGCATTCCTTATGTTAGGCTTTACTTCAGTTCAGGCACAGGATGCTGATAATCCTTGGGCTATCGGAATTGGAACTAATGCAGTAGACTTTTACCCTACCGGTGAAGATGCACCTCTTGGTGGTTTCTTCGACGAATATTTTAATGCTGATGAGCACTGGAATATTCTACCTGCCGTATCCAGAATCTCTCTTTCTAGATATATCGGTGCAGGTTTAGTAGCAGAACTTTCTGGTACGATCAACCAAATCGATAAATACGGTGACAGAAGTGTGGCTGACCTTTCTTACTATGGTTTAGATGCCTCTTTGGACTATAGCCTACGAGCCATGTTGAACGACGGATGGTTTGATCCTGTTGTAGGTATTGGTGGTGGTTACACCTGGATTGGTGATCAGGACGGAGAAGATATCTCTAACCTTGATGCTGCTACTTTAAACGGTAAGTTAGGTTTCAACATTTGGTTAGGAGATCACGTGGCTCTTACTGCTGAATCTAAGTACAAGCACGTTTTTGAATCTGAAACTGCTTCACATTTCCAACATGCTGCCGGTATTAAATTCGTATTCGGTGGAACTGATACTGATGGTGATGGAATTTACGATAAAGATGACGAATGCCCAGAACAGGCAGGTCTTCCAGAATTTAACGGATGTCCTGATACTGATGGTGACGGAATCGAAGATCGCCAGGATGCATGTCCAAACGAAGCTGGTCTAGCTGAATTCGACGGATGTCCTGATACTGACGGTGACGGAATTGCTGATCCAGATGATGAGTGTCCAGAAGAAGCTGGTACTGCCGAAATGAACGGTTGTCCTGATGCTGACGGTGACGGTGTAAAAGACAGTGAAGATAACTGTCCTGACGAGGCTGGTCCTGCTGAAAACGACGGATGCCCATGGCCAGATACTGATGGTGACGGTGTACTAGATAAAGATGACGAATGTCCAGAAGAAGCTGGTCCTGCTGCATCTAACGGATGTCCTGAGCCAACTGTAGAAGTGGTTAAAGAATTGAACGAATATTCTAAAACTGTTCTTTTCGATCTTAACAAAGCGACTATCCGTCCAGAATCTGAAGAAGCACTTCAGTCTATCGCTGACATCATGAAAGAATACTCAACTACCGTATTCCACATCGAAGGTCACACAGATAGTACTGGTAGTGATCAGTATAACCTAAAACTTTCTAAAGAGCGTGCTGCTTCTGTAATGAACTGGTTGAGCGAACATGGTATCCCTGCTAACAGATTAACTTCTGAAGGTTATGGTGAAACCAGACCAATCGCTACTAACAGTACTGCTGCTGGTAGACAAGATAACAGACGTGTAGAGATCTCTCTAGATAAAGACAAAGAAATGAAAGAATCTGCTGAGACTGAAAATGACTCAATGCAGTAA
- a CDS encoding GNAT family N-acetyltransferase: MTIKKAGIEELPKIKKLTEKCAAALRELEIFQWNEHYPSLEKLREDIEKQELYSISEAEELLGIIVISEKIDDEYLAVKWLTESNRNLYIHRLAVNPENWGQGIARNLMDFAEDLARKGNFLSVRLDTFSQNLRNQKFYEARGYQRLEDIYFPKQSEYPFHCYELKL, encoded by the coding sequence ATGACTATTAAAAAAGCCGGCATAGAAGAGCTTCCGAAGATCAAGAAATTAACCGAAAAATGCGCTGCAGCGCTCCGCGAACTGGAAATCTTCCAATGGAACGAGCACTATCCTTCCCTGGAAAAACTACGGGAAGACATCGAAAAGCAGGAATTATATAGCATTTCCGAAGCAGAAGAACTGCTCGGCATCATCGTGATCAGTGAAAAGATCGACGACGAATACCTCGCGGTGAAGTGGCTTACCGAGAGCAACCGCAACCTTTATATTCATCGCCTGGCGGTAAACCCGGAAAACTGGGGACAGGGAATTGCCAGGAACCTGATGGATTTTGCCGAAGACCTGGCTCGAAAAGGTAATTTTCTTTCAGTAAGGCTAGACACGTTCAGCCAGAACTTAAGAAACCAGAAATTTTATGAAGCCCGCGGGTACCAACGTTTGGAAGACATTTATTTCCCGAAGCAAAGCGAGTACCCGTTTCATTGCTACGAACTGAAACTCTAA
- the kbl gene encoding glycine C-acetyltransferase: MYGAIKEHLEKELEEIKEAGLYKKERIITTPQDAVIKIASGQEVINFCANNYLGLSSHPEVVQAAKDTLDSHGFGMSSVRFICGTQDIHKELEQKIADFYGTEDTILYAAAFDANGGVFEPLLTAEDAIISDSLNHASIIDGVRLCKAARYRYENGNMEDLEQQLIAANEKGARFKVIVTDGVFSMDGLVAPLDEICDLADQYDAMVMIDECHATGFIGEHGIGTLEEKGVLGRIDIITGTLGKALGGAMGGYTTAKKEIIEILRQRSRPYLFSNSLAPAIVGASIKVFEMLKNDASLRNKLKENTAYFKKGIKEAGFEIIDGEAAIVPVMLHDAKLSQQMADKLLEEGIYVIGFFYPVVPKGKARIRVQLSAAHEKEHLDQAIKAFKKVGKELGIIS; encoded by the coding sequence ATGTACGGAGCAATTAAAGAACATCTGGAAAAAGAACTGGAAGAAATTAAAGAAGCCGGGCTCTACAAAAAAGAGCGTATCATTACCACGCCACAGGACGCGGTGATCAAAATCGCCAGCGGGCAGGAAGTGATCAATTTCTGTGCAAATAATTACCTGGGGCTTTCTTCACATCCTGAAGTAGTGCAGGCAGCGAAGGACACCCTGGATTCCCATGGATTTGGAATGTCCAGCGTTCGTTTTATCTGCGGAACTCAGGATATTCATAAAGAACTGGAACAAAAGATCGCCGATTTCTACGGAACGGAAGATACTATCTTATACGCAGCTGCTTTTGATGCGAACGGAGGTGTTTTTGAACCATTATTAACCGCTGAAGACGCGATAATTTCAGATTCTCTGAATCACGCTTCGATCATAGACGGCGTGAGGCTGTGCAAGGCTGCCCGATACCGGTACGAGAACGGAAATATGGAAGACCTGGAGCAACAACTGATCGCTGCGAACGAAAAAGGGGCCCGCTTTAAGGTGATCGTCACAGATGGTGTCTTTTCCATGGACGGCCTGGTGGCACCTTTAGATGAAATATGTGACCTGGCAGATCAATACGATGCCATGGTCATGATCGATGAATGCCATGCAACGGGATTCATCGGGGAACACGGTATTGGAACACTGGAAGAAAAAGGAGTGCTGGGAAGAATTGACATCATTACCGGGACCCTTGGTAAAGCGCTTGGTGGAGCAATGGGCGGCTATACAACCGCCAAGAAAGAAATCATCGAAATTCTGCGTCAGCGCTCAAGGCCTTACCTATTCTCAAATTCCCTTGCGCCAGCCATTGTTGGGGCATCGATCAAAGTCTTTGAGATGTTGAAAAACGATGCCAGTTTAAGAAACAAACTAAAGGAGAATACTGCATATTTTAAAAAAGGTATCAAAGAAGCTGGTTTTGAGATCATCGATGGAGAAGCCGCAATCGTTCCTGTAATGCTGCATGACGCCAAGTTATCCCAGCAGATGGCTGATAAACTGCTCGAGGAAGGGATCTACGTGATAGGTTTCTTTTATCCGGTCGTTCCAAAAGGCAAGGCCAGAATCAGAGTTCAACTTTCAGCAGCACATGAAAAGGAACATTTGGACCAGGCAATCAAAGCTTTCAAAAAAGTGGGAAAAGAACTGGGAATCATCAGCTAA
- a CDS encoding alpha/beta hydrolase family protein encodes MEVSKELNLVIEGKHNKPITLDLIFKDDGKPKPIVIFCHGYKGFKDWGTWELMGEKMAEEGFFFVKFNFSHNGTSPENLTEFLQIEAFGDNNYMIELDDLQSVIDWLLLPNFKYAGQIEVDDMSLLGHSRGGGIAVLKASEERRITKLITLASVCDFASRFPEGKKLEQWEKKGVQYIVNTRTKQQLPHHYQFYKNFKENKERLNIKKAAKKLQIPHLIAHGSSDTSVSIGEAGNLFEWSPAPKLLLVENADHVFGASHPWEKEELPKEFNYFLKNALEFLKADASDLWDEYLSDDDN; translated from the coding sequence ATGGAAGTTTCTAAAGAACTGAACCTCGTGATCGAGGGCAAACACAATAAACCCATTACCCTCGACCTTATTTTTAAAGATGATGGCAAACCGAAGCCAATCGTGATATTCTGTCATGGTTATAAAGGTTTTAAAGATTGGGGAACCTGGGAACTGATGGGAGAAAAAATGGCTGAAGAAGGCTTCTTTTTCGTAAAGTTCAATTTCAGTCACAACGGTACCTCTCCTGAAAACCTAACAGAATTCCTCCAAATTGAGGCTTTTGGAGATAATAATTACATGATCGAACTGGACGACCTCCAATCGGTTATCGACTGGCTGTTACTGCCAAATTTCAAATATGCCGGCCAGATCGAGGTAGACGACATGAGCCTGCTCGGGCATTCTCGCGGCGGCGGGATCGCTGTGCTGAAAGCTTCGGAAGAAAGAAGGATCACAAAACTGATCACTCTGGCTTCAGTTTGTGACTTCGCTTCCAGGTTTCCGGAAGGAAAAAAACTGGAACAATGGGAGAAAAAAGGCGTGCAGTATATCGTGAATACCCGCACCAAACAACAACTTCCGCATCACTACCAGTTTTACAAGAATTTCAAGGAAAACAAGGAACGCCTGAACATTAAAAAAGCGGCGAAAAAATTACAAATACCGCATTTGATCGCTCACGGAAGCAGTGATACCAGTGTTTCTATTGGTGAAGCCGGGAATCTTTTTGAGTGGAGCCCTGCGCCGAAACTTCTGCTGGTAGAAAATGCCGATCATGTTTTTGGAGCGAGCCATCCGTGGGAAAAAGAAGAACTGCCAAAAGAATTCAATTATTTTCTGAAGAATGCACTGGAGTTTTTAAAAGCTGATGCTTCCGATCTTTGGGACGAATACCTTTCAGATGATGATAACTAA
- a CDS encoding enoyl-CoA hydratase/isomerase family protein → MMTDREDGSLYSVIENGVAKIEFGHPASNSFPSVLLDRLAKKFQELSEDPEAKVILLQSEGEKAFCAGASFNELVAINDMQTGKLFFSGFAKVINAMRKCPKLVIARVQGKTVGGGVGLVAACDYAMATEAAAIKLSELSIGIGPFVIAPAVERKMGKAALAELTLGAHEWKNAYWAKEKGLYARVFDNLKELDEEVIFFAEKLASYNPEALLEMKKLLWKGTENWEQLLQENAAISGELVLSDFTKKALEKFKK, encoded by the coding sequence ATTATGACCGATCGCGAAGACGGAAGTCTCTATTCTGTAATCGAAAATGGCGTGGCGAAGATCGAGTTTGGCCATCCCGCCAGCAATTCATTTCCTTCAGTTTTACTCGACAGGCTTGCTAAAAAATTCCAGGAACTTTCCGAAGATCCTGAAGCGAAGGTCATTCTTCTACAATCGGAAGGCGAGAAGGCTTTTTGTGCCGGGGCGTCCTTTAACGAGCTCGTCGCGATCAATGATATGCAAACGGGAAAACTATTCTTTTCCGGTTTTGCCAAGGTGATCAATGCCATGCGAAAATGCCCAAAACTTGTCATTGCCCGGGTTCAGGGAAAAACGGTTGGAGGCGGCGTTGGCCTGGTAGCTGCCTGTGATTATGCAATGGCCACGGAAGCTGCTGCCATCAAACTTTCAGAACTGAGCATCGGCATCGGGCCTTTTGTGATCGCGCCGGCCGTAGAGCGAAAAATGGGAAAAGCAGCCCTGGCGGAACTCACACTTGGCGCACACGAATGGAAAAATGCCTACTGGGCCAAGGAAAAAGGTTTGTATGCCCGGGTTTTTGACAACCTGAAAGAACTGGATGAAGAAGTGATCTTTTTCGCAGAAAAGCTTGCTTCCTATAATCCTGAAGCACTTTTGGAAATGAAAAAACTACTCTGGAAAGGCACCGAAAACTGGGAGCAATTACTCCAGGAAAATGCGGCGATTTCCGGGGAACTGGTGTTATCTGATTTCACCAAAAAGGCACTTGAAAAATTTAAAAAATGA
- a CDS encoding 6-pyruvoyl trahydropterin synthase family protein has translation MNKIRITKQFNFETGHALYGYDGKCRNVHGHSYKLNVTVIGTPITDSENVKFGMVIDFGDLKKIVKSEIVDKFDHATVFNKNTPHVELAEELKSRGHHVILTNYQPTSENMVIDFAEKIQKHLPSHIRLHSLKLQETESSFAEWYASDNE, from the coding sequence ATGAACAAGATCAGAATCACTAAACAGTTTAATTTTGAGACCGGTCACGCGCTTTATGGCTACGACGGAAAATGCCGAAACGTGCATGGCCACTCCTACAAATTAAATGTGACCGTGATCGGCACCCCTATAACCGATAGTGAAAATGTGAAATTTGGAATGGTCATCGATTTTGGTGACCTGAAGAAGATCGTGAAATCTGAAATTGTAGATAAATTTGATCACGCCACCGTTTTTAATAAAAACACGCCGCATGTGGAACTTGCTGAAGAATTGAAAAGTCGCGGGCATCACGTGATCCTCACCAATTACCAGCCGACCAGTGAAAACATGGTCATCGATTTTGCCGAAAAAATCCAAAAACACCTTCCCTCGCACATCCGCCTGCATTCCCTGAAATTGCAGGAAACCGAGTCCAGTTTTGCCGAATGGTACGCGAGTGATAACGAGTAG
- a CDS encoding 2OG-Fe(II) oxygenase has protein sequence MMQRKYICEIFSGMGTTDELFEQIGFEENPLYEQIIADLLERKYSVIDGFFASEEVDLLRDSIMEKYQDHEFKKAAIGNKTNEVIEKSIRGDFILWLDEEKAGEAEKIYFDKINSLVSYLNRTCFMGILNKEFHYAVYPEGTFYKRHLDTFLNDGRRKLSMVCYLNKENWPPENGGELAIYLDKNGVEEEIAIYPLAGRIVIFESQELEHEVKIVKVPRYSITGWLKTR, from the coding sequence ATGATGCAGAGAAAGTATATTTGCGAAATTTTTTCAGGAATGGGAACTACAGATGAGCTTTTTGAGCAGATAGGTTTCGAGGAAAATCCGCTTTATGAACAAATCATTGCTGATCTGCTCGAACGCAAGTACAGCGTGATCGACGGTTTCTTTGCTTCGGAAGAGGTAGACTTGCTTCGGGACAGCATCATGGAAAAATACCAGGACCACGAATTCAAGAAAGCTGCGATCGGGAACAAGACGAACGAGGTGATTGAAAAGAGCATTCGTGGCGATTTTATTTTATGGCTGGATGAAGAAAAAGCCGGTGAAGCAGAAAAAATCTATTTTGACAAGATCAATTCGCTGGTAAGTTACCTGAACCGAACCTGTTTTATGGGTATTTTGAACAAGGAATTTCATTATGCGGTCTATCCTGAAGGGACTTTTTACAAGCGCCACCTGGATACGTTCCTGAATGACGGCCGCCGCAAATTATCCATGGTGTGCTACCTGAACAAGGAAAACTGGCCTCCGGAAAATGGCGGTGAACTGGCGATCTACCTGGACAAAAATGGAGTGGAGGAGGAAATCGCCATCTATCCGCTGGCGGGGAGGATTGTGATCTTTGAAAGCCAGGAACTGGAACACGAAGTGAAAATCGTGAAGGTGCCGCGATATAGTATCACAGGCTGGTTGAAAACGAGGTAA
- a CDS encoding PD-(D/E)XK nuclease family protein, protein MKSFICEVLEKLQNSGNSISEMVFVLPSKRAGAYLLKELSEIVTQPAFAPKVLSIEEFTEEISGLQAIDNTISLFEFYEAYKRITPAEEKEDFETFITWAQSLIHDFNEIDRYLIDYRPFFDYLSGIQDIKHWYLQDEKTELIQRYLKFWKKLPDFYEELRERLLKKGKGYQGLIYRKAAENVTNYLVNNNTAHIFIGFNALNSAEQHIFQQFLEDGQSQVFWDIDRVFYEDLVHSAGMFMRDYFSNWNYYQQKPFQEQANLFSNSKKMEIIGIPKNIGQAKYLGEILQQIPKEELENTAIILGEEELLLPTLNSLPPSITELNITMGYPVKNAPVNALFEALFQLHSQEQSQYYYKDVVSILSHPSMESMLGESAQVFIQKLRKENIVYFGYELIAAHFKDPEHQKVIRAAFQPKKQTVTDFLKDVQQLIFSLKTILKEQEDKLALEFLYHYHTLFNKLSSLNAQYDHIQTVKSLHGFFRELVATENLDFQGRPFQGLQLMGMLESRALDFETVIITGLNEGTLPAGKSDSSFIPYDLKTEYGLPTYREKDAVYTYHFYRILQRAKKVYLLYNTEADGLNSGEKSRFITQLEVEKQPAHDLLQKVISPKVTIKPQELHQVEKTEAMMAKIKSLAVSGFSPSALTTYIRNPLDFYRQYILGVREQDEMEETVAFNTLGTVVHDSLEAFYKPLEGQFLSEEILLGFMGRADAEVARQFANTYSKAPMNRGKNLLIAEVAKRYLHNFLKFELDRVKNGDEIQILQIETNLKTAVAIESLDFPVYIRGKVDRFEAVNGLPLVIDYKTGRVENSKVTVENWEAITTDYDKYSKSFQILTYLSLLALDKDFTFPSEAGIISFKNLKSGLLKFEKKEPGSRKKDSLITTETIQDFQLELKKLIVEICDPEIPFVEKEIKTAYGSF, encoded by the coding sequence ATGAAATCATTCATCTGCGAAGTACTAGAAAAACTTCAAAATTCGGGAAATTCCATCTCAGAAATGGTCTTCGTGCTTCCCAGTAAAAGGGCAGGCGCATACCTTCTAAAAGAGCTTTCTGAAATTGTTACTCAACCTGCCTTTGCACCAAAAGTGCTCAGTATCGAAGAATTCACAGAAGAAATTTCTGGATTACAGGCAATCGACAATACCATTAGCCTGTTTGAGTTTTATGAAGCCTATAAGCGCATCACTCCAGCCGAAGAAAAAGAAGATTTTGAAACCTTTATCACCTGGGCGCAAAGCCTCATCCATGACTTCAATGAGATCGACCGGTATTTGATAGACTATCGCCCGTTCTTTGATTATTTATCGGGAATCCAGGATATCAAGCACTGGTATTTGCAGGATGAAAAGACGGAACTTATCCAGCGCTACCTCAAATTCTGGAAAAAACTACCCGATTTCTACGAAGAACTTCGGGAACGATTACTGAAAAAAGGCAAAGGCTATCAGGGCCTGATCTATCGAAAGGCAGCTGAGAATGTTACCAATTATCTAGTCAACAACAATACCGCCCATATTTTTATCGGTTTTAATGCACTGAATTCTGCCGAACAACACATTTTTCAGCAATTCCTGGAAGATGGTCAATCGCAGGTTTTCTGGGATATAGATAGGGTATTCTATGAAGATCTTGTGCATTCAGCAGGCATGTTCATGCGGGATTATTTCAGCAACTGGAACTACTACCAGCAAAAACCCTTTCAGGAACAGGCAAATCTCTTCAGCAATTCCAAAAAAATGGAGATTATCGGTATTCCAAAGAATATTGGCCAGGCAAAATATCTTGGAGAGATCCTTCAGCAAATCCCAAAAGAGGAACTGGAAAATACCGCGATCATACTCGGCGAAGAAGAATTGCTGCTCCCCACGCTAAATAGCCTTCCGCCATCAATCACTGAGCTGAACATTACGATGGGTTATCCAGTTAAAAACGCGCCTGTAAATGCCCTTTTTGAGGCTTTATTCCAGTTGCACTCTCAGGAGCAATCGCAATATTATTACAAAGACGTGGTGTCTATCCTTTCCCACCCATCCATGGAAAGTATGTTGGGAGAAAGTGCGCAGGTTTTTATTCAGAAGCTTCGGAAAGAAAATATCGTATATTTTGGGTATGAATTGATCGCCGCACACTTCAAAGACCCTGAACATCAGAAGGTAATTCGTGCCGCTTTCCAACCTAAAAAGCAGACGGTAACCGACTTTCTGAAAGATGTCCAGCAGCTCATTTTCAGTTTAAAAACTATTTTAAAGGAACAGGAAGATAAACTGGCACTCGAATTTCTATATCATTATCACACGCTCTTCAATAAACTTTCGAGCCTGAACGCCCAATACGATCATATCCAGACCGTCAAGTCGCTTCATGGCTTTTTTCGGGAACTGGTTGCGACCGAAAACCTGGATTTTCAGGGCAGGCCGTTTCAGGGACTGCAACTCATGGGAATGCTGGAATCGCGGGCGCTGGATTTTGAAACGGTGATCATAACCGGTCTCAATGAAGGAACCCTTCCGGCAGGAAAATCAGATTCTTCCTTTATTCCCTACGACCTCAAAACCGAATACGGCTTACCAACCTATCGAGAAAAAGACGCGGTATACACGTATCACTTCTACAGAATTCTGCAACGCGCCAAAAAGGTTTACCTCCTCTATAATACGGAGGCCGACGGGCTGAACTCTGGGGAAAAGAGCCGTTTCATCACTCAGCTCGAAGTCGAAAAACAGCCCGCTCACGATCTTTTACAAAAAGTGATTAGTCCAAAAGTGACTATTAAACCACAGGAATTACATCAGGTTGAAAAGACCGAAGCGATGATGGCCAAGATCAAATCACTGGCAGTATCGGGCTTTTCTCCTTCGGCTCTCACTACATATATTCGGAATCCTTTGGATTTTTACCGTCAGTACATTTTAGGTGTCCGCGAACAGGATGAAATGGAAGAAACCGTAGCTTTTAATACACTGGGGACGGTGGTACATGACAGTCTCGAGGCTTTTTACAAACCTTTGGAAGGTCAGTTTCTTTCCGAAGAGATTCTTCTAGGTTTTATGGGTCGTGCAGATGCCGAAGTGGCGCGACAGTTCGCAAACACGTACAGCAAGGCACCGATGAATCGCGGAAAAAACCTGCTGATTGCTGAAGTGGCGAAGCGCTACCTTCACAATTTTCTGAAGTTTGAACTGGACCGTGTCAAAAATGGCGATGAAATTCAAATTTTGCAAATAGAGACTAACCTCAAAACTGCCGTAGCGATTGAAAGCCTGGATTTTCCCGTCTACATTCGCGGAAAGGTGGATCGTTTTGAGGCGGTGAATGGTCTTCCGCTGGTGATTGACTATAAGACAGGGCGGGTGGAAAATTCCAAGGTCACCGTGGAAAACTGGGAAGCTATCACGACCGATTATGATAAATATTCTAAAAGCTTCCAGATTTTAACCTATTTGAGTTTGCTCGCCTTAGATAAAGACTTTACTTTCCCCTCCGAAGCGGGAATCATCAGTTTTAAAAACCTGAAATCAGGTTTGCTGAAGTTTGAGAAAAAAGAACCCGGAAGTCGGAAAAAAGATTCCCTCATCACCACCGAAACAATTCAGGATTTTCAGCTTGAATTAAAAAAACTAATAGTCGAAATTTGCGACCCCGAAATTCCTTTCGTGGAAAAAGAAATTAAAACAGCTTATGGAAGTTTCTAA